The following are from one region of the Paenalkalicoccus suaedae genome:
- the glgB gene encoding 1,4-alpha-glucan branching protein GlgB has translation MTVDILEEDIYLFHQGTHFHSYQFLGCHFVQDQTKRGYRFAVWAPHATHVEVAGDFNNWNGSSHSLEKVNAAGLWTGFFTDIPAQTPYKYHLYHESGWNGLKADPYAFQSELRPKTASLTPHSSVYEWGDNEWQSNRQHYTPYESPISIYELHFGTWKQKEDGSYYTYAEMADVLLPYIQNLGYTHIELMPLSEHPFDLSWGYQITGYYSVTSRYGTPDEFRYFVDKCHQANIGVIMDWVPGHFCKDEHGLRQFDGEPLFEYKDPLKADKPSWGTLTFDFGRPEVQSFLISNALFWLKEFHIDGIRVDAVASMIYLNFDRLDDDPEIKNTYGEEENLEAIAFLKKLNEAVFAFDEHILMMAEDSSDVPLITSPTYVGGLGFNFKWNMGWMNDMLKYMEMDPIHRKWNHHLLTFSYMYTYSENFVLPLSHDEVVHGKKSLVNKMPGDQWQQFAQLRLLYGYMMAHPGKKLLFMGGEFAQYIEWKDQEDLDWHLLKYPLHDAMKTYVKELNHFYKDSPALYVYDHDPKGFEWIDPDNKDQSIVAFMRKGETDQDTLIILCNFTPNVYYDYKVGVPSPGTYQEIFNSDTDRFGGSHQLNSDEHFSFPQKWHGLDQHIKIKVPPFALTVLQKRPEEMTNNEEELA, from the coding sequence TTGACAGTAGACATCCTAGAAGAAGACATATACCTCTTTCATCAGGGAACTCATTTTCACTCCTATCAATTTCTCGGCTGCCACTTTGTGCAGGATCAAACAAAAAGAGGCTACCGATTTGCCGTTTGGGCTCCACATGCAACACACGTCGAAGTTGCTGGCGACTTTAATAATTGGAACGGCTCCTCCCACTCTCTTGAAAAAGTAAATGCTGCAGGATTATGGACCGGGTTCTTCACTGATATCCCGGCGCAAACTCCTTACAAGTATCACCTCTATCATGAAAGCGGATGGAATGGTCTTAAAGCGGACCCATACGCCTTTCAATCAGAGCTTCGTCCGAAGACAGCGTCATTAACCCCACATTCTTCTGTATATGAGTGGGGAGATAATGAATGGCAGTCAAACAGGCAACATTACACTCCCTATGAATCTCCTATTTCCATCTACGAGCTCCATTTTGGGACCTGGAAGCAAAAAGAGGATGGCTCCTACTATACGTATGCGGAAATGGCAGATGTGCTTCTTCCATACATACAAAATTTAGGTTATACCCATATCGAACTTATGCCATTGTCTGAGCACCCCTTTGATTTATCATGGGGATATCAAATTACTGGTTACTATTCTGTCACAAGTAGATATGGAACACCAGATGAGTTTCGCTATTTCGTCGATAAGTGTCATCAAGCAAATATTGGCGTCATTATGGATTGGGTGCCAGGGCATTTTTGCAAGGATGAACACGGTCTTAGACAATTTGATGGAGAGCCGCTCTTCGAGTACAAGGATCCATTAAAAGCGGATAAACCGTCATGGGGCACATTGACGTTTGATTTTGGTAGACCAGAGGTACAAAGCTTTCTTATTTCAAATGCCCTCTTCTGGCTAAAAGAATTTCACATTGATGGGATTCGCGTGGATGCCGTTGCGAGCATGATCTATTTAAATTTTGATCGCCTAGATGATGATCCTGAAATAAAAAATACGTATGGTGAAGAAGAAAACTTAGAAGCAATTGCCTTTTTAAAAAAGTTAAATGAAGCGGTATTTGCATTTGACGAACATATTTTAATGATGGCAGAAGATAGCTCCGACGTTCCACTCATTACTTCTCCCACCTATGTAGGCGGGCTAGGTTTTAACTTTAAATGGAATATGGGTTGGATGAATGACATGCTCAAATACATGGAAATGGATCCAATTCACCGTAAATGGAATCACCACCTCTTAACATTTTCCTACATGTATACGTACAGTGAGAATTTTGTTTTGCCACTATCGCACGACGAGGTTGTCCACGGCAAGAAGTCGTTAGTGAATAAGATGCCTGGAGACCAATGGCAACAATTTGCTCAGCTTCGTCTCTTGTATGGATACATGATGGCACACCCAGGAAAGAAACTTCTCTTTATGGGTGGTGAATTCGCGCAGTATATAGAGTGGAAGGATCAGGAAGATTTAGACTGGCACCTTCTTAAATATCCGTTGCACGATGCCATGAAGACTTATGTAAAAGAGCTAAATCATTTTTATAAAGATTCGCCCGCGCTTTATGTTTATGATCATGATCCTAAAGGCTTTGAATGGATAGATCCAGATAATAAAGATCAAAGTATTGTGGCCTTCATGAGGAAGGGCGAAACCGATCAAGATACACTCATTATTCTTTGTAATTTCACACCAAACGTGTACTACGATTATAAAGTCGGAGTTCCTAGTCCAGGAACGTATCAGGAGATTTTTAACTCTGATACAGATAGGTTCGGAGGGTCTCATCAACTTAATTCAGATGAACACTTTAGTTTCCCCCAGAAATGGCATGGGCTTGATCAGCATATCAAAATAAAAGTTCCACCTTTTGCACTAACTGTTCTACAAAAGCGACCAGAAGAAATGACTAACAACGAGGAGGAATTAGCATGA
- a CDS encoding glucose-1-phosphate adenylyltransferase has translation MKKEIVGMLLAGGEGKRLGLLTKSLAKPAVPFGGKYRIIDFTLSNCSNSGIHTVGVLTQYSPLILNKHIGIGKPWDLDRQQDGVAILSPYTAKEGGSWYTGTADAIYQNIHYIDQYDPEYILVISGDHIYQMDYDDLLDHHKENDSDATISVIEVPWEEASRFGILNTNDDLEIYEFDEKPANPKSNLASMGIYIFNWKALRSYLVNDATIENSDHDFGKDIIPAMLNDGKRMYAYRFQGYWKDVGTIQSYWEANMDLLEEDLSVSLNNKEWRTYSQDTNYPPQFIDEQAIVENSLINSGSWISGHIKNSILFEGIEVGSKSFVTESILHPEVKVGQNCTIKRAIIMEHVVIPDGTVIDGEKEEEPIVIDANYVSQLINN, from the coding sequence ATGAAGAAGGAAATCGTAGGTATGCTCTTAGCTGGAGGAGAAGGAAAGCGTTTAGGACTACTAACAAAAAGCTTAGCAAAGCCAGCCGTGCCATTTGGAGGGAAGTACCGCATTATTGACTTTACCCTATCAAACTGTTCGAATTCAGGAATCCATACTGTCGGGGTGTTGACGCAGTATTCTCCACTTATCTTAAACAAGCATATTGGGATCGGTAAACCTTGGGATTTAGACCGTCAGCAGGACGGAGTCGCAATCCTCTCCCCTTATACGGCAAAAGAAGGTGGGTCTTGGTATACAGGAACTGCCGATGCTATTTACCAAAACATCCATTACATTGATCAGTATGATCCAGAATATATTCTTGTAATCTCAGGCGACCATATTTATCAAATGGATTATGATGACCTATTAGATCATCACAAAGAAAATGACTCAGATGCAACGATCTCGGTTATTGAAGTGCCATGGGAAGAAGCATCTCGTTTCGGGATTTTAAATACAAACGACGATCTTGAGATTTACGAATTTGACGAGAAGCCCGCTAACCCTAAAAGTAATTTAGCATCCATGGGCATTTATATTTTTAACTGGAAGGCCCTTCGCTCTTACTTAGTAAACGATGCAACGATCGAAAACAGCGATCACGACTTCGGAAAAGACATTATTCCTGCGATGCTAAATGATGGGAAGAGAATGTACGCGTATCGCTTCCAAGGCTATTGGAAGGATGTAGGAACAATCCAAAGCTATTGGGAAGCAAACATGGACCTTTTAGAAGAAGATCTATCTGTTTCGTTAAATAATAAAGAATGGCGCACCTATTCACAGGATACGAACTACCCTCCTCAATTTATTGATGAGCAAGCAATCGTGGAAAACTCCTTAATTAACTCAGGCTCATGGATTAGTGGCCACATTAAAAATTCTATTCTCTTTGAAGGAATCGAAGTTGGCTCCAAGTCATTTGTAACGGAATCGATCTTGCATCCTGAAGTGAAAGTTGGACAAAACTGTACGATTAAGCGAGCGATTATTATGGAGCACGTAGTTATTCCTGACGGGACAGTCATCGATGGCGAAAAAGAGGAAGAACCAATCGTTATTGATGCAAACTATGTCTCACAGCTGATAAACAACTAG
- the glgD gene encoding glucose-1-phosphate adenylyltransferase subunit GlgD — MAKLMGLINLEHEHDFLNELTYFRCGAATPFGGRYRLIDFTLSNMTKTSIEEVAIFTSNKYRSLMDHLGTGADWDLARRHGGLFILPPDWNDPTDISRGDLKHFHNNRDYFHRSKAEHVLISGSQFIANTDYDAAFAYHLERDADVTCISVGVNECLPEHASQLRIEASSDGWIQKLTNDLQNQHVFTGVYIIKKEVLMKLIDECIAYHKDHFFLNGVNSNLDSLKVQYFKYEGYSIFVNSVESFFRHNMNLLKPTTYKGLFFQNSFVHTKISNEPPVKYRESAEVTGSLLANGCVVEGNVENSLLFRGVKVKNGATIKNSIIMQRCTIEEGVHLENVILDKDVVVTSGQTLMGSKEMPYVVAKRKTI; from the coding sequence ATGGCAAAATTAATGGGCTTAATTAACTTGGAGCATGAACATGACTTTTTAAACGAACTAACATATTTCCGATGCGGAGCAGCAACGCCTTTTGGCGGACGTTACCGATTGATTGATTTCACCCTATCTAACATGACAAAAACCTCCATAGAAGAGGTAGCTATTTTCACCTCAAATAAATATCGTTCTTTGATGGACCATCTTGGTACAGGAGCAGACTGGGATTTAGCACGCAGACACGGTGGTCTCTTCATCCTCCCTCCAGACTGGAATGATCCAACTGATATTTCTCGCGGAGACTTAAAGCATTTCCATAATAACCGTGATTATTTCCACCGCTCAAAAGCAGAGCACGTCTTAATTTCTGGTAGTCAATTTATTGCAAACACAGATTACGATGCGGCTTTTGCGTATCACCTTGAAAGAGATGCCGATGTTACGTGTATATCCGTTGGCGTAAACGAGTGCTTACCTGAGCACGCCTCTCAGCTACGCATTGAGGCTAGTTCGGATGGCTGGATTCAAAAGCTTACGAATGATCTTCAAAACCAGCATGTGTTTACTGGCGTATACATTATTAAAAAAGAGGTATTAATGAAGCTCATTGACGAATGTATCGCCTATCATAAGGATCATTTCTTCTTAAATGGTGTGAATAGTAATTTAGATTCTTTAAAGGTGCAATACTTCAAGTACGAAGGATACTCTATTTTTGTTAACTCTGTAGAAAGCTTCTTTAGACATAATATGAATCTACTTAAGCCTACTACCTATAAGGGTCTCTTTTTCCAAAACTCCTTTGTTCATACAAAAATCAGCAACGAGCCCCCAGTGAAATACCGCGAGAGCGCTGAAGTCACAGGCTCTTTACTCGCAAACGGATGCGTTGTAGAAGGGAATGTAGAAAATAGCTTGCTATTTAGAGGCGTTAAGGTTAAAAATGGAGCTACCATAAAAAATTCTATCATCATGCAACGATGTACGATCGAAGAGGGCGTTCATTTAGAAAATGTCATCCTTGATAAGGATGTCGTTGTCACAAGTGGACAAACGTTAATGGGATCAAAGGAAATGCCTTACGTAGTTGCGAAGAGAAAGACAATCTAA
- the glgA gene encoding glycogen synthase GlgA: protein MKNVLFAASECTPFIKTGGLADVIGSLPQALKAGNHAHVQVILPLYEAIPEEYKKELSHVATFQVPVGWRNQQAHLLKLEHDAITYYFIANDYYFARGGTYGYHDDGERFIFFSRAIIEAFPYLEVAVDILHCHDWQTGLAVAFAKTIPPTPNLQTVFTIHNIQYQGYMPHTAFGDLISIPIEHFPGFEWQGMINCMKAGLFHADKITTVSPSYAEEIKQPYYSEGLHPILHERDADIVGVINGIDTNEYNPMKDPHIEVPFKTSRKKKQENKTLLQEELGLDVDADKPLFVAISRLVEQKGFHLLEHIMEDFLQEDVQVIILGTGDQAFEHSFSYFAGKYPRKMATILRFSEAMARKLYASADFFLMPSKFEPCGLSQLISLQYKTVPIVRETGGLKDTVTPFNQDTGEGNGFSFANYNAHELLHTMHYALSIYHDSKQWKQLLKNVNKSQFSWKDSASSYADIYRSLI from the coding sequence ATGAAAAATGTGTTATTTGCGGCTTCTGAATGCACCCCCTTTATTAAGACAGGTGGACTAGCTGATGTCATTGGGTCACTTCCTCAAGCACTTAAGGCAGGCAATCACGCTCACGTTCAGGTGATTTTGCCGCTTTACGAGGCTATTCCAGAGGAGTATAAAAAAGAGCTTTCTCATGTAGCCACTTTCCAAGTTCCTGTCGGTTGGAGAAACCAGCAGGCTCACTTGCTCAAGCTTGAGCACGATGCAATTACGTATTATTTCATTGCGAACGACTACTATTTTGCCCGTGGTGGTACATACGGCTACCATGATGATGGCGAACGCTTTATTTTCTTTAGTAGAGCTATTATAGAAGCCTTTCCTTATTTAGAAGTGGCTGTAGACATCCTCCACTGTCACGATTGGCAAACAGGTCTTGCGGTTGCATTTGCAAAAACAATTCCGCCAACACCTAATTTACAGACAGTCTTTACGATTCATAATATTCAATATCAAGGGTATATGCCTCACACCGCATTTGGTGATTTGATTAGTATTCCTATTGAGCATTTCCCGGGCTTTGAATGGCAAGGGATGATCAATTGCATGAAGGCAGGTTTATTTCATGCGGATAAAATCACGACAGTAAGTCCAAGCTATGCCGAAGAAATTAAGCAACCTTACTATAGCGAAGGCCTTCACCCTATTTTACATGAACGTGATGCGGATATTGTTGGTGTCATCAACGGAATTGACACAAATGAGTATAATCCGATGAAGGACCCTCATATTGAAGTTCCGTTTAAGACTTCTCGCAAGAAAAAACAGGAGAATAAAACACTTTTACAAGAAGAACTAGGTCTTGATGTTGACGCGGACAAACCACTATTCGTTGCTATATCTCGTCTAGTTGAGCAAAAGGGATTCCATTTACTTGAGCATATTATGGAGGACTTTTTGCAAGAGGATGTCCAAGTGATCATTTTAGGTACAGGCGACCAAGCTTTTGAGCACTCCTTTTCCTATTTCGCCGGAAAATACCCACGTAAAATGGCAACGATCCTGCGATTTAGTGAAGCAATGGCAAGAAAGCTTTATGCGAGTGCCGATTTCTTCCTCATGCCATCTAAGTTTGAACCGTGTGGCTTATCACAGCTCATCTCTCTTCAATATAAGACTGTCCCTATCGTCAGAGAGACTGGTGGCCTAAAAGATACTGTTACTCCATTCAATCAGGATACGGGAGAAGGTAACGGATTTAGCTTTGCAAACTATAATGCTCATGAGCTCCTTCATACGATGCACTATGCCCTATCGATTTATCATGATAGTAAACAATGGAAGCAACTTTTAAAGAACGTTAATAAGAGTCAGTTTAGCTGGAAAGATTCCGCTAGCTCCTATGCTGATATTTACCGGTCACTCATCTAA